One Solanum lycopersicum chromosome 4, SLM_r2.1 DNA window includes the following coding sequences:
- the GID2 gene encoding F-box protein GID2, producing the protein MKRQFDAGETDWANFTGGDHVKKMKKEMLELEEERKLPMKRQFEANCAAKVSGDLKKMKQVIESPDADADADTEAVLLNENLLYEVLKHVDGRTLATAACVSKQWNQTALDERLWELICTRHSCNQQQQLRAVVLALGGFRRLYSLYLWPLSKPSPSPSASSSNPPASAWPCLPPAPTRPLKYAAANTRWGKDEVNLSLSLLSIRYYEKMNFKANK; encoded by the coding sequence ATGAAGCGGCAATTCGACGCCGGAGAAACCGATTGGGCCAATTTCACCGGCGGCGATCatgtgaagaagatgaagaaggagatgttagagttggaggaagagaggaAGTTACCGATGAAGAGGCAATTTGAAGCTAACTGTGCAGCTAAAGTCTCCGGCGATTTGAAAAAGATGAAGCAGGTTATAGAGTCGCCGGATGCGGATGCGGATGCGGATACGGAGGCGGTGTTGTTGAATGAGAATCTACTGTACGAAGTACTGAAACACGTTGACGGGCGCACGTTAGCTACGGCGGCGTGCGTTAGCAAACAGTGGAATCAAACGGCCCTAGATGAGCGGCTATGGGAGCTGATCTGCACAAGACACAGCTGTAACCAACAGCAACAGCTCCGAGCCGTCGTCCTCGCTCTCGGCGGCTTCCGGCGTCTCTACTCACTCTACCTCTGGCCACTCTCAAAGCCGTCGCCGTCTCCATCGGCGTCTTCTTCGAATCCACCGGCTTCCGCCTGGCCTTGCCTTCCTCCGGCGCCTACTCGGCCGTTGAAATACGCTGCTGCAAACACCAGATGGGGAAAAGACGAAGTTAATCTCTCGCTATCGCTGCTATCAATTCGGTACTACGAGAAGATGAATTTCAAagctaataaataa
- the LOC101243988 gene encoding MRG family protein, with amino-acid sequence MDSLNAAGVTENSIIGSDEGGGSPTHETDIDMGDVKAEPVEYPSPPASRFREGEKVLAFHSQQLYEAKVQKAVYQMREWRYFVHYLGWNKSWDEWAGIDRLMKHTEENVQKQQELKKKQDTDKNEKAARGSQMKTKGSTGKRGRKRKSDVPPKDKDGPPPEKLVNIQIPPQLKKQLVDDCEFVNHLGKLVRLPRSPNVEDILQKYHDYRLKKDGLISESVGEILNGLQCYFDKALPAMLLYKNEREQFEKSIKEDVSPSSVYGAEHFLRLFVKLPEILFYASIEDETLTELKQMLQDFLRFLQKNQSAFFLSAYHSIDDSDVVVMNEEN; translated from the exons ATGGACAGCTTAAATGCTGCTGGAGTAACGGAAAATTCCATCATCGGCTCCGATGAAGGGGGCGGCTCCCCCACCCATGAAACTGACATTGACATGGGTGATGTTAAAGCTGAGCCTGTTGAGTATCCATCGCCTCCTGCGTCCCGTTTTCGAGAAGGTGAAAAAGTTCTTGCCTTTCATAGCCAACAACTCTATGAAGCTAAG GTTCAAAAAGCTGTGTATCAAATGAGGGAGTGGagatattttgttcattatctG GGTTGGAACAAAAG CTGGGATGAATGGGCGGGCATAGATCGATTAATGAAACACACAGAAGAGAATGTTCAGAAGCAGCAGGAGCTTAAGAAAAAACAGGATACAGATAAAAATGAGAAGGCTGCACGTGGATCACAAATGAAAACTAAAGGTTCTACAG GGAAAAGAGGCAGAAAGCGAAAGAGTGATGTTCCACCGAAG GACAAGGATGGTCCTCCTCCAGAAAAGCTTGTCAATATCCAAATACCGCCACAATTGAAGAAACAGCTGGTTGATGATTGTGAATTTGTCAACCACTTGGGCAAG CTTGTCAGACTTCCTCGTTCTCCAAATGTGGAAGACATACTACAGAAATATCATGACTATCGGCTGAAAAAGGATGGACT GATATCTGAGTCTGTTGGAGAGATTCTTAATGGTTTGCAATGCTACTTCGACAAAGCACTTCCTGCTATGCTCCTCTACAAAAACGAGCGGGAACAGTTTGAGAAATCAATTAAAGAAGATGTCTCACCTTCTTCCGTGTATGGAGCTGAGCATTTCTTACGCCTTTTTG TTAAGTTGCCGGAGATTCTGTTCTATGCAAGTATTGAAGATGAGACATTGACAGAGTTGAAGCAGATGTTGCAAGACTTTCTCAG ATTCCTGCAGAAGAATCAAAGTGCATTTTTCCTGTCGGCGTACCATTCTATAGACGATTCTGATGTGGTTGTCATGAATGAGGAAAACTGA